TCCAGGTGGCGGATGTCGGCCAGCAGGATTGGGCGGAAGGCTGGAAACAGCATTTTCAGGCGACCCGTATCGGCGAACGGCTGGTGATCAAGCCGAGTTGGGAAGTCTTTGCCGGACAAGATAATGATGTCGTGGTGACACTCGATCCGGGCATGGCGTTTGGTACCGGAACCCATGGCACGACCCGCTTGTGTCTGGAAACCCTGGCGGCATTATTCGATCGCGGAGAGGCGATTCATCAGGTTCTTGATGTCGGAACCGGTTCCGGCATCCTGGCCATTGCCGCGGCGGCTCTCGGTGCCGAACATGTTGTTGCCTGTGATATTGACCCGGTCGCCTGTGAAACGGCGCGCGAAAACTGCACTCTGAATCAGGTAACGGATCGCGTCGAGGTCACGGATACGCTGCTCGAAGAGTTGTCGGGAAGCTATGATGTGGTGCTGGCCAATATCCTTGCTGAAGAAAATATTCGTTTGGCCACAGCCCTGATCGAGCGTGTTCGCCCCGGCGGCGTGTTGATCCTGTCCGGTATCCTCGAAGAGAAGGTGGCGTTGGTGACCACTGCCTTTTCAACTCTGGGGCTGAATGCCCCCGACCTGTTCTTTGATGAGGAATGGGCCTGTATTCAGTATCGACGCGACAGCTGATGCGGCGTTTTTTTGTTCCTCAGATCACATTGACCCAAGCCTGTGCAGATCTTCCCCGAGATGTCGCCCATCATATCGGCAGCGTGTTACGTTTACGTCAAGGGGACCGGATTGTCCTCTGTGATGGCCGTGGCGACTGTGCGGAATGCCGGATAGACGAGGTCTCACCGAAACGGTGTCGTGTCACATGCCTCCGGCAGTGGACGGAGCAGGAGACCGCATTGCCGGTGAGCCTGATTCAAGGCCTGCCACACAGTGATAAACTGGATCTGATTCTGCAGAAAACCACTGAGCTTGGCGTCCGGCGGGTCCTGCCGGTGCGTTGTCAACGCTGTCAATATCCCATTGCTCCAGCCAAAGCGATGCGTAAACTCGAGCGCTGGCAGAAGATTGCCGCCGAAGCAGCTCGCCAGTCGGAACGGTCCTGGTTGCCCGAGGTGGCAGCCTTGTGTTCTTTTGACGAGGCGGTGCGGCACTGTGATGCGGATCTGAAGTTGGTGTTGTGGGAACAGGCCGATCAGCCGCTGCACCATGTTCTGCCGGAAAAGGTTCCTGACCATGTTGCCGTGGTGGTGGGCCCGGAGGGCGGACTGACGGAAGAGGAGGTTGCCCTGGCCACACAACACGGCTTTGTCGCCGTCGGTCTTGGTCCACGTATTTTGAGAACGGAAACTGCCGGGATGGCGTTGATGGCTATCTTGCAGTATCAATACGGTGATCTGAATCGAATCCCGCGTGAGCAGATTGTTGCGGAGTGACATAGATGCGTTGCCCCCATTGTGGTTATCACAGCTTCGATGAATTGAGTGCCTGCAAAAAATGCGGCAAACCATTGCTGGCACGCCATACTGCGGGAGCGGCCGGCGCAGCGAACGAGGGTGAGCTGTTCAGCCCCGAAGAATTGAAGAAACGCGCGGAAATTTTTTCTACACCCGTAACCGGTCTGTCCGGGATGTCGCCGTTGCGTGCCGTTGAAAAACAGCGCAGGAATGAGCCTGATGCGGAACAGATGGCGCTGCCTTCTTTTCTTCTTGATGATCCCCATGAAACAACCAATAACTGGGAAGGCTGGTCCTCGGCGGATCCGGAAGAGTTGCCTGTCCATCTGTTGTGGCGCCGCTCCCTGGCAACGCTGGTCGATATGGTGGCCGTGGTCGGCTTGCTGGCGTTGTTCGCTGTCGTAGCCTGGCAACTACAGGGGTGGACACAGGAGCAATGGCTTGAACAGTTGCGTCAGGATACGCTGTTACGATTAGCCTGCTACCTGCTGACCGTGTTGACGGCGTTTGTCTATTTTTTTCTCGGCCACTACGCCCACGGTCAAACGCTGGGCAAGGTCCTCTTTGCCGTGCAGGTGGTCAGCGACGATGGCGCACCGTTGACCATGGCGCAAACCGTATTACGCTCCACGGGAAGTGTGTTATCGTTGTTGTGCTTGGGCGCCGGATTTATCGCCATCTGGCGTGATGAGCAACAGCGCGGCTGGAGTGATCGTCTGGCCGGCACCCGGATTGTTGATCGTCACGAACGCGACGCGGAAGCGTTGTCGCAGACAACGACGGAGGAGGCGCAATGAAATTTATCAAAATGCATGGAGCCGGCAACGATTACGTGTATGTCGACGGGTTTCAACAGACCGTGCCCCATCCCGAAGAGCTGGCTGTAAAGATCAGTGATCGCCATTTTGGGGTCGGTTCGGATGGGCTGATTCTGATTCTGCCGTCGGACTGTGCCGATGCGCGTATGCGCATGTTCAATGCGGATGGCAGCGAAGCGCAGATGTGCGGCAACGGCATCCGGTGCGTGGCCAAGTACCTGTGTGATCAGCAGCCGGAACGTGATCCACGCCTGACCATTGAAACCCTGGCCGGCGTGTTGACGGTCGAGGTGGTCGCGGATGCGCACAACTCCGCCGTCAGTCAGGTGACGGTCAATATGGGCCAGCCGCGTTTGCAACGTCAGCATATCCCCATGACCGGCCCGCTGCAGGAGCACGCCCTGGATATCGCCATCAGCGTCGAAGACCACACCTTTGCCGCCAGCTGTGTGTCCATGGGCAACCCCCACTGCGTGGTTTATGTCGATGAGGTCGAGCAGTTTGATGTCGCCTATTGGGGCGCACTGCTGGAAAATCATCCCCTGTTTCCCGAACGGATTAATGTCGAATTTGTCGAAATTGTCTCCGCCACGGAAGTGCGCCAGCGCACCTGGGAGCGTGGCGCCGGTGAAACCCTCGCCTGTGGTACCGGGGCTTCGGCGGTCACTGTGGCCGGATTTCTCACCGGGCGCACCCAGCGCACCATCCGCAATCATCTGCGTGGCGGGATGTTGACCCTGGAATATCGTGCCGATGAAACCGTGATGATGACCGGTCCGGCTGAACAGGTGTTCACCGGTGATTATCCCTGGCCGGAGGCCTGATGGACGCCGTTTTCTTCGATCTCGACAATACCCTCTACAGTGCGGAGCACAATCTGTTCAACCTGATTGACGTGCGTATCAACCGTTACATGCGCGAAGTGGTCGGCATTGCGCCGGAGCGGGTCGACGCGTTGCGGCGTCATTACTGGGTCGTGTACGGCGTCACCTTGCAGGGATTGATTCAGGAATATGGTGCGGATGCGGAGCATTATCTCGATTATGTGCATGATATTGATGTGCCCAGCCGCCTGCGTCCCGATCCGGTTCTCGAACAGGAGTTGACGCGAATCCGTGCCCGAAAATTTGTCTTTACCAACGGCAGTCGTGATCATGCTGAGCGGGTGCTCGGTTGTCTGGGCATTGAGCGCTGCTTTGAAGCCATTTATGATATCCGGGTGAGCAATTATATTCCGAAACCCCAGGAATCTCCCTATCAGGCCGTGCTCAAGGCCAGTGGTGTGTCGCCCCAGTGCAGTATCATGGTCGAAGATTCCGTTCCTAACTTGCACACCGCCGCCCGCTTGGGGATGAAGACCATCCTGGTCGGCGGCAGTGGCGAGGAGGCGGGCAACTTCGATGCCGTAACCGCCACAGCCAGTGAAGCCGCCCGGGTGGTGCAACAATGGCAGGGGGATGCATGAGAGCGGTACTGCAACGGGTGACGCAGGCTGCTGTCAAGGTGGATGGTGACACCACCGGGGCCATTGAACAGGGCATTCTCGTGTTGCTGGGTGTGGCTCAGGAAGACAGCCTGACGGATGTTGATTATCTGGTCGATAAAGTGGCCAACCTGCGTATTTTTGAAGATGAGGCCGGCAAAATGAACCTGTCGCTGGAGCAGATCGACGGCAAGGTGTTGGCGGTGTCCCAGTTTACCCTGTTGGCTGATTGCCGCAAAGGGCGCCGTCCGGGGTTTTCCGCTGCGGCGCAACCGAAGGAGGCGGATGCTCTGTATCAGGCGTTCGTGGAACGTTTGCGTCAGCGCGGGATTGTCGTCGAATGCGGGGTGTTCCAGGCTGACATGAAAGTATCATTGATTAACGATGGACCGGTGACCCTGTTGCTGGACAGTCGTAAGGAGTTTTGAGTGTGGATGAGGTGATGGTGCCGAGCCGGTCAGCCAAAAAAAGGGCCGCCAAGGAAATTGAACAGATGGCCGGGGAATTGGCGGATATGCCGGATGCCCAGGTGGCTCAACTGCCGTTGAGTGATGCTCTGGCCCAGGCTCTGGCTGAGGTGCGGCAGACCTGGGGCCACGGATCGCGTAAACGCCAGCTGAAGTTTTTTTCCGGCTTGTTACGCCGTGAGCCGGAGCAGTGCGAAGAGTTGCGGGCCTTTCTGGCCGGTGAACACCAGCAGCTGTTGGATCAAAATCGTCGTACCCATCATCTTGAACAGTTGCGTGAACGATTGTGTGATGTGACTCAACGGGCTGACGCCCTGACTGAAGTACAAGAGCTGTTGCCGCTTGTGGATATGGCGGAATTGAAAAAGTGGCTCAACAGTTATCGCGGTCCGCAGGACAAGCGTGCCTACCGTCAGGTATTTCGACTGCTGCGTGCCGCCGGCGATGCGGAAGAAGACTCCTGAACGCAAAAAACCCGGAGGGACGCTCCGGGTTTTTTGTCTGTGACGAGATGCGGCTTACAGCGCTTTGTTGATGAATTCCTCAAGCTGGTTTTTGGGAATCGCGCCAACCAGCTGGTCGACCACTTCCCCGTTTTTAAACAGCACCAGAGTCGGAATGCCGCGCACACCATACTGGCCCGGGGTGTTGGGGTTTTCATCCACATTGACCTTGCCGATTTTGACCCGACCACTGAATTGATTGGCCAGCTCATCAATTACCGGAGAGATCGCTTTACAAGGGGCGCACCAGGTGGCCCAGAAGTCAACCAGCACGGGCTGGTCAGCCTTGAGAACTTCCGCATCAAAATTATCATCGGTAAACTGTACAACGTTATCGTTTGCCATGAGATTGTTTCCTCCTTTACTGAGTGATAAATCGCACTCAATGATAGAAACAGATCTGGCAAAAAGCAAGGGTTTATTGTGAGGGATAAACAGTAAATCCGTTTGTTTTCGAAGGTTTTATCCCGATGTAGACCTGTGCTAAGGTAGGGCAATTGCCCGGATATACGTCATTCTTGTTCGAGGTGTTTGGTGTCTGTATTTTAAGGAGTCTTCATCTTATATCATGTCTGAGAGTAAACTTTTTAGCCTGTTTCAGGATCATAATCAATGTCTCGAAGAGGGGTTGGCGCTGTGTGCCGATGTGCTTGATCCCTTGGCTGCAACCCTGGCGGAATCATTTGCTCAGGGCCAGCGACTGCTGATTATCGGCAGTGGCATGATGTCGCCGATCGCGGCGGCGGTCGCCCAGGCCTTTGCCTATCAACTCAATACCGAACGGCCCCCCTTGCCGGTCGTCTGTGTCGAGCCGGGGGCCGGGGTCCGCTCTGCCTTGGCGGCGACGGAGGACTACGGCCAGCTTTACAGTGGGGCCTTGCAGGCTGTTGCACGCGAGGACGATCAGCTGCTGATTTTTGACGGTACCTCGGATGAGGCCGTGACTGGTGCGGCGCGCACTGCCCGTGATCTGGACTGCGCCGTGACCGTATTTTGCGCAGCGGACTCGGCACGCTGGGCCAATATCGAAACCGATTCACTGGTGATTCTGCCGGATGCCGCGCCGGGACGTCGTGCCGAGTTGTTGTTGTTTCTCGGCCATGTGTTGTGTCAGATGGTTGAAGGAGAGTTGTTTGGCCTGTAACTCTGCGATTGCGGGGAAAGCGGTTGACGTGGTTTTCTCCCGCGCCTACTATGAACGGCTGGACGCGATGCGCCGACCTCGGGTCGGCATGTATTTTATTTCGAGGGATGAGACGCGAGGGATGAGATGAGCTTGAATATCCTGTTGTTTAAGCTGACGTTAGTGGCCTATGCGGTGGCAACAGCTCTGTATGTTTTCAGTGCCGTCGCCAACAAAAAAGGCATGGATCGCTGGGGGCGCCTGACCTTGATGGGCGCGTTTGCCCTGCACACCGTCACGCTGATTGCCCGCTATGTTGAGATCGGCTATACCCCGGTAACCAACCTTCATGAGTCGTTGTCATTTTTTGCCTGGGCGCTGGCCGGAACCTTCTTGGTCGTGGACTGGAGGCTGCGCATGGTGGTTCTGGCGGCGACCACCTGTACTCTTGTCCTGGTGATGATGTTGCTCGGCAGCCTGGTGCCCATGCATGGCCAGGAACTCAATCCGGCCCTCGACAGTTTCTGGTTGCCGATCCATGTCACCCTGGCCTTTCTCGGCAATGCGGTGTTTACCGTCGCCTTTGTCGCGGCGATTTTTTATCTGCTGCAGGAGAGGATGCTCAAGAGCAAGAAATTTTCCGCGCTTTACTATCGGCTGCCGTCCCTGGAAACCCTCGATATGATCAATTATCGTTGCCTGACTTTCGGCTTTCCCCTCATGACCATGGGCATCATTTCCGGTGCGGTGTGGGCTGAGGCGGCTTGGGGGACCTACTGGAGCTGGGATCCCAAGGAGTCCTGGGCGCTGATTACCTGGTTCTTGTACGCAGCCCTGCTGCATGGTCGTCTGACCACGGGCTGGCGCGGGCGGCGGGCGGCCATTTTTGCCATCATCGGCTTTGCTTTTCTGCTGTTTACCTTCCTCGGTGTCAATTTGTTGCTGCCGGGATTGCACAGCTACAGCTCCATGAATGGTTAACCGGCGTTGAAGAATCCCCGGATCGGATCGGCGGGATTGCCTGAATAGGGAACGTTTCACGGATTTTATATGGATATCTTTGTTGTTGGATTAAGTCATAAAACGGCACCGGTTGCCGTGCGTGAGAAGGTGGCGTTTGCACCGGAAAACATGCAGGCGCCTCTCGAACAGCTGCTGACGCTGCCGGGAATTGCCGAGGCGGTGATCGTATCCACCTGTAATCGGGTGGAGCTTTATGCCGTGGGTCCGGATGCCCTGGTGGGCATCAACCAGCTCAAACGCTTTATAGCCACCTATCATCAACTCGATGAGGAGGCCCTCGAAGAACATCTCTACAGTCTCAGTGGCGATGACGCCATTCGGCACGTTTTTAAGGTCACGGCCAGTCTGGACTCCATGGTGATCGGTGAGCCGCAGATTCTTGGACAGATCAAGACCGCCTATGGCTATGCCGTTGAATTTAAGACCGTTGGTCTGATTCTCAACCGTTTTTTGCACAAGGCGTTTTCGGTCGCCAAGCGTGTGCGTACCGAAACCAATATTGCCGGCAACGCCGTGTCGGTCTCGTTTGCCGCCGTGGAGCTGGCGCGTAAGATCTTCGGCACCATTGAAGGCAAGACCGTCATGCTGGTGGGCGCCGGTGAGATGTGTGAGCTGGCCGCCAAGCATTTTATGAATAATGGTGTCGAGCGGGTGTTGGTTACCAACCGCACCTTTTCCCGTGCTGAGAAATTGGCCGAGGAATTTTCCGGCCAGGCCATTCTGTTTGAAAATTTCCATGATCACCTCCATCAGGTGGACATCCTGCTCTCGTCCACCGGGGCCACCACGTTCATTATCAATCCGGATCAGGTCAACGGGGCATTACGCCAGCGCAAGCAGCGGCCGATGTTTTTCATCGACATTGCCGTGCCGCGTGATATTGACCCGCGGGTCAATGATATCAACAACGCCTACCTCTATGATGTCGATGATCTACAGGGTGTGGTTAATGCCAACCTCAAGGAGCGCAAGAAAGAGGCGGCCGCCGCCGAAGAGATCATCGAGCATGAGATTGGCCAATTCCGGCACTGGTTGGGTGGATTGGATGTCGTGCCGACCATTGTCGCTCTACGACGCAAAGTTGATGAGATGCGTCAGGCCGAGGTGGAAAAAACCTTTGCGAATCTCAAGCACTTGACTGACAAAGATCGCAAAGCGATTGCCGCTATGAGCAATGCCCTGATCAACAAGATTCTCCATCCGCCGACCCGGGTACTCAAGCAGGCGCAGAAAGACAACGATGCCCAGCCTTATGTCGATGCCTTGCAGACCCTGTTTGACCTTGAGGTCGACGCTCCCGAAGGCGAAATGAAACAGATGGATGGCGAATAGCCCATGGCTGCTTTGCCGTTAACTGGAAAGAGAGTCCTGGTTACTCGGGCGGCTCATCAGGCGCAAAGCTTTGTGCGTCTGCTCGAAGCCCAGGGTGCCACGGCCATTACCTGTCCGTTGATCGAAATCGTTGCACCGACCAGCTGGCAGCCGCTGGATGAGGCCTTGGCGCAGCTTGCCGACTATGATGATCTCATCCTGACCTCGGTGAATGCCGTTGAGATGGTCTTTGGCCGCTTGAAGAAACTCGCCGTGCCGCAGACGGTACTGGAGGGTGTGCGTCTGGTGTGCGTCGGACCGAAAACGGCCAAGTCTTTGCAGCGCTATGGGTATCAGCCGGACCTGCAGCCCGAGGAATATCGTGCCGAGGCGGTAGTGGCCGCTTTGACCGCGCAAGGCGTGGTCGGGCGCAAGGTGCTGTATCCCCGTGCCGAGCTGGCCCGCGATCTGATTCCGAGCAGCTTAACGCAAGCCGGTGCCCGGGTCGATGACCCGATCGCCTACCGGACCTTGCCGGCACAGGACAGTGCGGTGCGGATTCGCACCTTGCTTCGCGAACAGGCCGTGGATGTGGTGACGTTCAGTTCGTCCTCCAGTGTTGATAATTTTGTTGCTCTGCTCGGAGATGAGGCGCTGCCGCTGACCCGCCAGGTGGTTCTGGCATCCATCGGACCGCTGACCACGGCGACAGCCGTTCAACACGGTCTGGCCATTGCCGTTGAACCGGCGCAGTACACCCTGGACGGATTGGTCCAGGCGTTGATTGATTATTTTAACCCTTCCGGACATACCGGATAAACGAGGAGAATGCCCCATGATTTTTCCTGAATATCGTGCCCGCCGCCTGCGGCGTGGCGAGGTGATGCGCCGCATGGTGCGCGAAACCCATTTGCGTGTTGACGATCTGATCTACCCCATGTTCAGTGCCTTTGGCAGCGATATCAAGCAGGAGATCCCCTCCATGCCCGGTATCTATCAGCAATCCATTGAACATATCGTTGCCGAAGCTAAAGAGGTCTATGCTCTGGGCATTCCTGCGGTCATTCTGTTCGGCATTCCCGAAGAGAAAGACCCCATGGGAAAAGACGCTTACTGCGACAGCGGCATCATTCAGGAAACCATCCGTGCCATCAAGAAAGAGGTGCCGGGGCTGATGGTGATCACCGATGTCTGCATGTGCGAGTACACCGATCACGGCCATTGCGGCGTGATCAAGGACGGTGATGTCGACAACGATGAAACCCTCAAGCTGCTGGCCGCCGAGGCCCTGTCCCATGCTCAGGCCGGTGCCGATATTGTCGCGCCCAGTGACATGATGGACGGCCGCATTGCCGCCATCCGCACAATTCTCGACAACAACGATTTCAGCCACATTCCGATCATGAGCTACTCGGTGAAATACGCCAGCGCCTACTACGGCCCGTTCCGTGATGCGGCCGATTCCACCCCGCAGTTCGGTGACCGACGCAGCTACCAGATGGATCCGGCCAACCGTATCGAGGCGTTTCGTGAAGCGGCGCTGGATGTCGATGAGTGTGCCGATTTTCTCATGGTCAAACCGGCTTTGGCCTATCTTGATATCCTGCGTGATATCAAGGAGCGCTTTGATCTGCCCCTGGTCGCTTACAACGTGTCCGGTGAGTATTCGATGGTCAAAGCGGCTGCGGAAAAAGGCTGGATCGATCATGATCGGGTGGTGATGGAAACCCTGATCGGCATGAAGCGTGCCGGAGCGGATCTGATCATTACTTATCACGCCAAAGAGGCCGCGCAGTTGCTCAAGGGGTGATCCCCTCTGACAGAGCAATTAATCTCGACAGGGCTTTCGTGGATGCGGAAGCCCTGTCTTTATCCGGGATGTCGTGAATAGATTATGAGTCATGAGTTTCAACGCTTTAGCTTAGAAAATGGCGTCCGTTTGCTGGTCACGGAGTGTACCCATCTGCATCGGGTGGAAATGGTGTGCTATGTGGGGGTCGGCAGCCGTTATGAAACCGCGGCGCAGGCCGGTCTTTCCCACTTCCTCGAACACATGATGTTTCGCGGCAATGACCGTTTTGCCAGCGGCCCACTCATTGAGCAGGCGTTTGAGGCGGTCGGCAGCACGGTCAATGCGGCAACCGATGCTGAAACGACCAGCTATTATGCCAGTGTTCATCCCGACCATGTCGATGAAGGGGGGCAGCTGTTTGCCGATCTGTTGCAGACGCCGCTTTTTGAGGGACTGGAAACGGAACGCGCCATTGTTCTCGAAGAGGCGATGAGCGACTTCAATGAACATGGCGAGGATATCTGCCCGGACAATCTGATGGGGCGGATGATGTGGGGGGAGCATCCTTTGGCGCAGCCGGTGATCGGTTTTCCGCAAACGATTCGCACTTTTCAGCGTGAAGACCTCGTTCATTGGTATCAGCGTTATTACACCCCGGATAATCTGGTGATCTGTGTTGCCGGTCCGGTAGATGCTCAGCAGGTTTTTAAGGCGGTTGCCCATTCCTGGGGCGCGTGGCAGGGCCAGTGTCAGGGAAACTTTGAACGGTTTTCAGCACAGAGGGTATCGGGCGCTTCTTCACACAGTTATTGGGTCAAGGATTCCGACTCGCAGGTGGCGATTCAGTTGGCGTGGCGCACCGATGGACGGCACAGCAGCACCTCTCTCGGGCTGCGGGCGTTACGTCAGGTGCTCGGCGATGGTGGTGCCTGTCGGCTGATGCAGAGTTTGCGGGAGGATTCCGGTTTGACCTACAGCGTGGATGCCAGTCTGGAAGAGTATGCCGACTGCGGCTGTTTCTCCATTGATCTGTCCACCGATCCCGACAATCTGGTTGCGGTGGTGGAGGTGTTGCTCAAAGAAGCCGCTCTGGTTCATCAACCGGTCAGCGAGGATGAACTGCAACGGGTGGTGCAACGGGTGCACTACCGACTCGATTTCAGTCGTGACAATGTCGAGGATCTGGCCTCGCGCTATGGCTGGGGAGAGCTGACCGGTTGCATGCGAACATTGGCGGATGAAGCGCGTTGCTGGCAGAGCGTCAACTCGGCGTCCGTGCTTGATGCCGCGCGCACCTGCCTGTGCCCGGAGCGCATGTACTTTGTTTGTGTCGGGCCCTGGCGC
This region of uncultured Desulfuromonas sp. genomic DNA includes:
- the yjgA gene encoding ribosome biogenesis factor YjgA — encoded protein: MDEVMVPSRSAKKRAAKEIEQMAGELADMPDAQVAQLPLSDALAQALAEVRQTWGHGSRKRQLKFFSGLLRREPEQCEELRAFLAGEHQQLLDQNRRTHHLEQLRERLCDVTQRADALTEVQELLPLVDMAELKKWLNSYRGPQDKRAYRQVFRLLRAAGDAEEDS
- a CDS encoding pitrilysin family protein — encoded protein: MSHEFQRFSLENGVRLLVTECTHLHRVEMVCYVGVGSRYETAAQAGLSHFLEHMMFRGNDRFASGPLIEQAFEAVGSTVNAATDAETTSYYASVHPDHVDEGGQLFADLLQTPLFEGLETERAIVLEEAMSDFNEHGEDICPDNLMGRMMWGEHPLAQPVIGFPQTIRTFQREDLVHWYQRYYTPDNLVICVAGPVDAQQVFKAVAHSWGAWQGQCQGNFERFSAQRVSGASSHSYWVKDSDSQVAIQLAWRTDGRHSSTSLGLRALRQVLGDGGACRLMQSLREDSGLTYSVDASLEEYADCGCFSIDLSTDPDNLVAVVEVLLKEAALVHQPVSEDELQRVVQRVHYRLDFSRDNVEDLASRYGWGELTGCMRTLADEARCWQSVNSASVLDAARTCLCPERMYFVCVGPWRNKDRERVEQLLAACALT
- a CDS encoding 16S rRNA (uracil(1498)-N(3))-methyltransferase, producing the protein MRRFFVPQITLTQACADLPRDVAHHIGSVLRLRQGDRIVLCDGRGDCAECRIDEVSPKRCRVTCLRQWTEQETALPVSLIQGLPHSDKLDLILQKTTELGVRRVLPVRCQRCQYPIAPAKAMRKLERWQKIAAEAARQSERSWLPEVAALCSFDEAVRHCDADLKLVLWEQADQPLHHVLPEKVPDHVAVVVGPEGGLTEEEVALATQHGFVAVGLGPRILRTETAGMALMAILQYQYGDLNRIPREQIVAE
- a CDS encoding SIS domain-containing protein, giving the protein MSESKLFSLFQDHNQCLEEGLALCADVLDPLAATLAESFAQGQRLLIIGSGMMSPIAAAVAQAFAYQLNTERPPLPVVCVEPGAGVRSALAATEDYGQLYSGALQAVAREDDQLLIFDGTSDEAVTGAARTARDLDCAVTVFCAADSARWANIETDSLVILPDAAPGRRAELLLFLGHVLCQMVEGELFGL
- the prmA gene encoding 50S ribosomal protein L11 methyltransferase, yielding MEIKVCVPVPCADVLCHELYELGSVGVVVEERPLDTFVPPHPDETDSDTFTIKAYFDGDLPAPQRVASVEECLIRLAEFFPGLDAVDVQVADVGQQDWAEGWKQHFQATRIGERLVIKPSWEVFAGQDNDVVVTLDPGMAFGTGTHGTTRLCLETLAALFDRGEAIHQVLDVGTGSGILAIAAAALGAEHVVACDIDPVACETARENCTLNQVTDRVEVTDTLLEELSGSYDVVLANILAEENIRLATALIERVRPGGVLILSGILEEKVALVTTAFSTLGLNAPDLFFDEEWACIQYRRDS
- the dapF gene encoding diaminopimelate epimerase; amino-acid sequence: MKFIKMHGAGNDYVYVDGFQQTVPHPEELAVKISDRHFGVGSDGLILILPSDCADARMRMFNADGSEAQMCGNGIRCVAKYLCDQQPERDPRLTIETLAGVLTVEVVADAHNSAVSQVTVNMGQPRLQRQHIPMTGPLQEHALDIAISVEDHTFAASCVSMGNPHCVVYVDEVEQFDVAYWGALLENHPLFPERINVEFVEIVSATEVRQRTWERGAGETLACGTGASAVTVAGFLTGRTQRTIRNHLRGGMLTLEYRADETVMMTGPAEQVFTGDYPWPEA
- the hemA gene encoding glutamyl-tRNA reductase, which codes for MDIFVVGLSHKTAPVAVREKVAFAPENMQAPLEQLLTLPGIAEAVIVSTCNRVELYAVGPDALVGINQLKRFIATYHQLDEEALEEHLYSLSGDDAIRHVFKVTASLDSMVIGEPQILGQIKTAYGYAVEFKTVGLILNRFLHKAFSVAKRVRTETNIAGNAVSVSFAAVELARKIFGTIEGKTVMLVGAGEMCELAAKHFMNNGVERVLVTNRTFSRAEKLAEEFSGQAILFENFHDHLHQVDILLSSTGATTFIINPDQVNGALRQRKQRPMFFIDIAVPRDIDPRVNDINNAYLYDVDDLQGVVNANLKERKKEAAAAEEIIEHEIGQFRHWLGGLDVVPTIVALRRKVDEMRQAEVEKTFANLKHLTDKDRKAIAAMSNALINKILHPPTRVLKQAQKDNDAQPYVDALQTLFDLEVDAPEGEMKQMDGE
- a CDS encoding pyrimidine 5'-nucleotidase, whose amino-acid sequence is MDAVFFDLDNTLYSAEHNLFNLIDVRINRYMREVVGIAPERVDALRRHYWVVYGVTLQGLIQEYGADAEHYLDYVHDIDVPSRLRPDPVLEQELTRIRARKFVFTNGSRDHAERVLGCLGIERCFEAIYDIRVSNYIPKPQESPYQAVLKASGVSPQCSIMVEDSVPNLHTAARLGMKTILVGGSGEEAGNFDAVTATASEAARVVQQWQGDA
- the trxA gene encoding thioredoxin TrxA; the encoded protein is MANDNVVQFTDDNFDAEVLKADQPVLVDFWATWCAPCKAISPVIDELANQFSGRVKIGKVNVDENPNTPGQYGVRGIPTLVLFKNGEVVDQLVGAIPKNQLEEFINKAL
- a CDS encoding RDD family protein; translation: MRCPHCGYHSFDELSACKKCGKPLLARHTAGAAGAANEGELFSPEELKKRAEIFSTPVTGLSGMSPLRAVEKQRRNEPDAEQMALPSFLLDDPHETTNNWEGWSSADPEELPVHLLWRRSLATLVDMVAVVGLLALFAVVAWQLQGWTQEQWLEQLRQDTLLRLACYLLTVLTAFVYFFLGHYAHGQTLGKVLFAVQVVSDDGAPLTMAQTVLRSTGSVLSLLCLGAGFIAIWRDEQQRGWSDRLAGTRIVDRHERDAEALSQTTTEEAQ
- the hemB gene encoding porphobilinogen synthase; this translates as MIFPEYRARRLRRGEVMRRMVRETHLRVDDLIYPMFSAFGSDIKQEIPSMPGIYQQSIEHIVAEAKEVYALGIPAVILFGIPEEKDPMGKDAYCDSGIIQETIRAIKKEVPGLMVITDVCMCEYTDHGHCGVIKDGDVDNDETLKLLAAEALSHAQAGADIVAPSDMMDGRIAAIRTILDNNDFSHIPIMSYSVKYASAYYGPFRDAADSTPQFGDRRSYQMDPANRIEAFREAALDVDECADFLMVKPALAYLDILRDIKERFDLPLVAYNVSGEYSMVKAAAEKGWIDHDRVVMETLIGMKRAGADLIITYHAKEAAQLLKG
- a CDS encoding uroporphyrinogen-III synthase, with amino-acid sequence MAALPLTGKRVLVTRAAHQAQSFVRLLEAQGATAITCPLIEIVAPTSWQPLDEALAQLADYDDLILTSVNAVEMVFGRLKKLAVPQTVLEGVRLVCVGPKTAKSLQRYGYQPDLQPEEYRAEAVVAALTAQGVVGRKVLYPRAELARDLIPSSLTQAGARVDDPIAYRTLPAQDSAVRIRTLLREQAVDVVTFSSSSSVDNFVALLGDEALPLTRQVVLASIGPLTTATAVQHGLAIAVEPAQYTLDGLVQALIDYFNPSGHTG
- the ccsB gene encoding c-type cytochrome biogenesis protein CcsB, translating into MSLNILLFKLTLVAYAVATALYVFSAVANKKGMDRWGRLTLMGAFALHTVTLIARYVEIGYTPVTNLHESLSFFAWALAGTFLVVDWRLRMVVLAATTCTLVLVMMLLGSLVPMHGQELNPALDSFWLPIHVTLAFLGNAVFTVAFVAAIFYLLQERMLKSKKFSALYYRLPSLETLDMINYRCLTFGFPLMTMGIISGAVWAEAAWGTYWSWDPKESWALITWFLYAALLHGRLTTGWRGRRAAIFAIIGFAFLLFTFLGVNLLLPGLHSYSSMNG
- the dtd gene encoding D-aminoacyl-tRNA deacylase, translated to MRAVLQRVTQAAVKVDGDTTGAIEQGILVLLGVAQEDSLTDVDYLVDKVANLRIFEDEAGKMNLSLEQIDGKVLAVSQFTLLADCRKGRRPGFSAAAQPKEADALYQAFVERLRQRGIVVECGVFQADMKVSLINDGPVTLLLDSRKEF